In Bacteroidota bacterium, a single window of DNA contains:
- a CDS encoding fibronectin type III domain-containing protein translates to MKKNLTLRLILMIQVFLFLNITLNFAQAGRSSAYLTENSISSNSATLNWNAIPNATEYTIRYRQVGSTDWLTTTTILTSTFIENLNSDAEYEYQVSANSNGGLAAYSTSEFFHTNGSCRTPENLTAVSMSATSVQLNWSPQQGVSYYKFKYRVVGSNSWTNDSSITNSKVISGLTPSASYQYQVQTKCNSSDQSAWSAKVSFTSAANATCAAPTGISTSLIGSTNATINWSPVQGAVNYSIQYARTGSNSWTTETVSSTSASVSGLDPASSYDYRIQAVGYGAASSYSNHSSFVTLAAACSTPTMLSVTTITATSARLNWGVVSGANSYTVRYRKSGTNSWTTTSSTTNSKDISSLTQNSVYEFQVRTVCSGSSSSYASSVTFTTAGVNCNTPDVYYFGTINKTSSSATIYWTPISGAAGYNVRYKVYNTTNAWINLAATSATLNLTGLSANTKYEFQVQTICSGGTSAFSASGVFTTSTFSCGVPSTSTFNVSSITTSGATIQWTAVSGSNGYNVQYRINGSSTWTIVTTLSNSKALTGLSSATAYQYQVQTICSGGNSAYSATATFTTSGATCAVPDVNQFTSTNKTASSCTVGWKNISGNSGYNVQYRIRYSGSAWTTVNATTNSKSLTGLSASTWYEFQVQTICSGGTGAFSASGIFTTTSSSSACAIPSGLIVVSAGANTASIDWASASGATSYNVRYKKTNSSSWIVEPSSNSSETLTGLSSGSEYEFQVQTICSAGTGSYSGSAIFMTTTGTSACGIPEGLTVSGITTSAASLEWDAVSSATSYNIRYKQTNSSTWINATSSNLTEGITSLSPGSAYEFQVQSVCAAGASTWSASSVFSTLSNGGTSALPVPDHVVIVVFENHSYSQIIGNSAAPHINAFAQEANTTVFTESYGITHPSQPNWLHLFSGSNQGVTNNVKPSSKFNTMNLAAAVLQAGLTFKSYADGMPSTGYDGDVSGTYQRKHNPVANWVGTGTNQVPASLNLPFTSFPTDYSTLPTVSFVCPDMNHSMHDGSGNSAITVGDNWFYSKIYPYVQWAKTHNSLLIFTFDEDNSASGNRIPTIFAGQMVTQGQVSTGITHHNVLRTIEDMYGLAHSGNAANVSPIHGCWVNGFRVAKPAKVEETFKLELFPNPVISELNINYTLTDKSDVEIRILDVTGKLIKEDLTPAQVAGNYEIVIPVDAMHISKGIYFVEMTINETRIVKRIVVGE, encoded by the coding sequence ATGAAAAAAAATCTTACTCTGCGCTTGATCTTGATGATCCAAGTATTTTTGTTTTTGAATATTACTTTAAATTTTGCACAAGCCGGGAGAAGCTCTGCTTACCTGACCGAAAATTCCATATCATCTAATTCTGCTACCCTTAACTGGAACGCTATTCCAAATGCTACAGAATACACTATTCGTTACAGGCAGGTTGGAAGTACAGACTGGTTAACAACTACTACAATTTTAACTTCAACATTTATTGAAAATCTGAATAGTGATGCTGAGTATGAATATCAGGTCAGCGCTAATTCAAATGGTGGTCTGGCTGCTTATTCAACATCTGAATTTTTTCATACTAACGGTTCTTGCAGAACTCCTGAAAATCTTACCGCAGTTTCAATGAGTGCAACAAGTGTTCAGTTAAACTGGAGCCCGCAACAGGGTGTTAGTTACTATAAATTTAAATACAGAGTTGTAGGTTCAAACTCATGGACAAATGATTCTTCCATTACTAATTCGAAAGTTATTTCAGGATTGACACCGTCAGCTTCTTATCAATATCAGGTACAGACGAAGTGTAATTCATCAGATCAAAGTGCATGGAGTGCGAAGGTTTCTTTCACGAGTGCAGCTAATGCAACTTGTGCTGCTCCTACAGGAATTTCAACATCATTGATTGGATCAACAAATGCAACAATCAACTGGAGCCCTGTTCAAGGTGCTGTTAATTATTCAATTCAATATGCCCGTACAGGTTCTAATTCATGGACAACTGAAACTGTTTCTTCAACATCGGCATCTGTTTCAGGATTAGATCCGGCATCATCATATGATTATAGAATTCAGGCAGTGGGTTATGGTGCAGCGAGTTCATATTCAAATCATTCCTCTTTCGTTACTCTTGCGGCTGCTTGCAGTACACCAACAATGTTATCAGTAACTACCATTACTGCAACAAGTGCCCGATTAAACTGGGGTGTTGTTTCAGGTGCAAATAGTTATACTGTCCGGTATAGAAAATCAGGTACCAATTCATGGACAACTACTTCTTCTACTACCAATTCAAAAGATATCTCTTCACTTACTCAGAATTCAGTGTATGAATTTCAAGTAAGAACCGTCTGCAGCGGGTCGTCGAGTTCATATGCAAGTTCAGTTACTTTTACTACAGCAGGTGTAAATTGCAATACTCCTGATGTTTATTATTTCGGTACTATTAATAAGACAAGTTCTTCAGCAACTATTTACTGGACTCCGATTTCAGGAGCTGCCGGTTATAATGTGCGATATAAAGTCTATAATACAACGAATGCATGGATCAATCTTGCTGCTACATCTGCTACTCTGAATCTGACAGGTTTATCAGCAAATACAAAATATGAATTCCAGGTGCAAACAATTTGCTCCGGTGGAACCAGTGCCTTTTCTGCAAGTGGTGTATTTACTACTTCTACATTCTCTTGTGGAGTTCCTTCAACATCAACATTCAATGTATCTTCTATAACTACGAGCGGTGCAACAATTCAGTGGACTGCTGTAAGTGGTTCTAATGGTTACAATGTTCAATACAGAATTAATGGTTCAAGCACATGGACGATCGTAACTACACTTTCAAATTCGAAAGCGCTTACAGGATTGTCATCAGCTACCGCTTATCAATATCAGGTACAAACAATTTGTTCAGGCGGAAATAGCGCCTATTCAGCAACTGCAACATTTACAACTTCAGGAGCTACTTGTGCAGTGCCGGATGTAAATCAGTTTACTTCAACTAATAAAACTGCAAGTTCTTGCACTGTAGGTTGGAAGAATATCAGTGGAAATTCAGGATATAATGTTCAATACAGAATCCGTTATTCCGGTTCTGCATGGACGACAGTTAATGCTACAACTAATTCAAAAAGTCTGACAGGTTTATCTGCTTCAACGTGGTATGAGTTTCAGGTGCAAACAATTTGTTCAGGAGGAACCGGTGCCTTTTCTGCTTCAGGAATCTTTACTACAACATCATCCAGCAGCGCATGTGCAATTCCATCGGGCCTTATAGTTGTAAGTGCTGGTGCAAATACAGCTTCTATTGATTGGGCAAGTGCAAGTGGAGCTACGTCATACAATGTACGGTATAAAAAAACGAACTCTTCTTCATGGATAGTTGAACCATCCTCAAATTCTTCAGAAACATTAACAGGTTTAAGTTCAGGCTCTGAATATGAATTTCAAGTTCAGACTATCTGCTCTGCAGGTACCGGGTCTTATTCCGGTTCTGCTATATTCATGACAACAACAGGAACAAGTGCTTGCGGAATTCCGGAAGGACTGACTGTTTCAGGAATTACAACTTCAGCTGCTTCACTTGAATGGGATGCTGTTAGTTCAGCTACATCTTATAATATCAGATACAAGCAAACAAATTCTTCTACCTGGATCAATGCAACATCTTCAAATTTAACTGAAGGAATTACTTCTTTATCACCGGGATCAGCATATGAATTCCAGGTACAGTCTGTATGTGCAGCCGGTGCAAGTACATGGAGTGCCTCTTCAGTATTCTCAACTTTATCAAACGGCGGGACCTCAGCATTACCTGTCCCTGATCACGTTGTAATTGTTGTTTTTGAAAATCATTCATACTCTCAGATCATAGGAAACTCTGCAGCACCGCATATCAATGCCTTTGCTCAGGAAGCAAATACAACTGTGTTTACTGAATCATATGGTATAACTCATCCAAGTCAGCCAAACTGGTTGCATTTATTCTCAGGAAGTAATCAGGGTGTAACTAATAATGTGAAGCCTTCATCGAAATTCAATACAATGAATTTAGCTGCTGCAGTTCTGCAGGCAGGACTTACATTCAAGTCGTATGCAGATGGAATGCCAAGTACCGGTTATGATGGTGATGTAAGCGGAACGTATCAGAGAAAACATAACCCGGTTGCAAACTGGGTGGGTACAGGAACAAATCAGGTTCCTGCATCTTTGAATCTTCCGTTCACTTCTTTCCCTACAGATTATTCAACTCTTCCTACAGTATCGTTTGTTTGTCCTGATATGAATCACAGTATGCATGATGGTAGTGGAAATTCTGCTATCACTGTTGGTGACAACTGGTTCTATTCAAAAATATATCCTTATGTACAGTGGGCGAAAACACATAACAGTTTATTGATCTTCACATTCGACGAAGATAACAGTGCAAGTGGAAACAGGATCCCGACTATTTTCGCAGGACAAATGGTAACTCAAGGTCAGGTCTCAACAGGTATCACGCATCATAATGTATTGAGAACAATTGAAGACATGTATGGATTAGCACATTCAGGAAATGCAGCAAATGTATCTCCGATTCACGGATGTTGGGTCAATGGTTTCAGAGTTGCTAAGCCTGCTAAGGTTGAAGAAACTTTCAAACTTGAATTGTTCCCGAATCCTGTTATCAGTGAACTGAACATCAATTACACGCTGACCGATAAATCAGATGTAGAGATCCGCATCCTTGATGTAACAGGTAAGTTGATCAAAGAAGATCTTACTCCGGCACAGGTAGCAGGAAACTACGAGATCGTTATTCCTGTAGATGCAATGCATATCAGTAAAGGAATCTATTTTGTTGAAATGACTATCAACGAAACCCGCATCGTCAAGCGGATAGTTGTTGGAGAATAA
- a CDS encoding SRPBCC domain-containing protein, with amino-acid sequence MKKIVQAWHFAEDGWPDDHFSICTFLLEQTGNKTKLIFMQTGVPEHKVTALTSGWKDYYWKPLKEYLNPTF; translated from the coding sequence ATGAAAAAAATTGTTCAGGCATGGCATTTTGCTGAGGATGGATGGCCTGATGATCATTTTTCTATTTGCACTTTTCTGTTAGAACAAACCGGCAACAAAACAAAATTGATATTTATGCAGACGGGTGTTCCTGAACATAAAGTTACTGCCTTGACAAGCGGGTGGAAAGATTATTACTGGAAGCCTCTTAAAGAATATTTAAATCCGACATTTTAA